From Daucus carota subsp. sativus chromosome 6, DH1 v3.0, whole genome shotgun sequence:
TGTATTTACACAAGTATGTCAAAGACACTCTCTCAAGATAATCCTTCAAATGAACAATAAACTAGAACCAACCTTTTGACAGTTGTGGAACAAAATGCAAACCTTAATGGATCATTCTTTCTGGGAAGATTCCTCAAATCCATCCGCCTACTATTCAGCTGTTTTTGATTCATTTGGGTTGAATATTCCTCGAAATAGCATCAAAAGGATGAATATTGACAAGCCAGAGCAAACAACATTGTGGTCTGAGAGAATGCAGATAGATTCGAGAGGAACGGAAGGCAAGATTAATCTTAGCAACTAAGCCAAGCTGGTTCTCAGTGTTTACAATTTAAATGTGACAACCAAACAAGATATGCAGTTCTTTCTAAGAGCAAATGATAAACTCTGGCTAGTAAATTCATATATGTTCTGTTAGTTGTTACATTGTGATTTGGATATAGCAGGCTTATATACCTTTGGATTTTAATACTCAACTATCTAGTATCTCAACTTTATTGTTTTAACATTTTGCCACCATACAATATTTTCCCCTCAAGAAATTCTGCAAAGGATAAACTAACAATATAATTGAACTCTTAATATATTCAAGTGGTtttctaatgtattttaatttgaaatttttgattATTACCCATCCTATCGCCATCCTAGCCATGTCTGCTTTCGGTTTTAATATATCTTACAATCAATCTTTGGTATAAAATCTGCTACAAGCCATGAGGCGATAAGGCGGTTTGCCTTCTGTGTCAAATGAAGTCCATCCCAACTAATATGTTGATCAGGATCCGCGCAGACTGGAACGTTGAGGCTCCCACACCTTTGGGTCGAGTTCTGATTATATTTGCCACCTGTTCCACAACAGGCTTCTAAAGTAGATTCCGCATCAAGTCCTGGCAATAGATAATACTTTCGTATCAGATAATATTGATGAATATTGTATTTACATATGAATAGTTACCTACAAGAAAAGAATGAATATCATCACAACAGACCTATGCAGTTGATATTTGCACAGATCATTGAAACAGAACATATCCAAAAGTAAATTTATGTGATGGTTTACCAATGCTATACGAAAAATATGGATACCTATATATGGTGCATTGTGCAGAAGCCATTCAAAGGCATTGTAGTAATCGGCATACACAATCTTAATGTTGGGTTTTCGTTTTTGCATTGCACTTATAGCATGCTGTAGATACTTGTTGTGAGCTGCTGCAAGAATGTTCAGCGCTTTCAAGCATTCATGTTTATCATAATCTGTTGTGCTGTTACTTTGAAATGCTGCCAAATAAACTGGGAAACAGCCTAGTGGATATTGTCCCGGGACAACTATTCGCGCAGCTCCAGCCCTGATAACTTTCTGAAATTCAAAGTAGCCGAGTCATTAACATTAAAAAGGAAGCAGAAAATTTGTTGTTCCAAAATTATCAGTCCAAACAACTTACTTTTACTGCATGCATAATAGATTGAACAATTTGAGGCATCAATTCGCCTTTGAtctcttttattgtttttcctTGAAATAATGCAGAATTATAATCATTATTTCCTGCCTCCCcaactataaataaatttttcgaGTGTCTTTCAAGGCTGCAATCTGTGACAACATATATATAGCAGAATCAATTTAAAATGACAATTTGATTATGCAATGTTTGGTCAAGTATATTAACAGAAAAAACTCACAAGTATGAGAACTGCACTGCGAAACAAGAAATTCGGACATCCAATCAACTTGTACATCAAGAGAACTCCTGGTTGCAGAAACTAAAGCATTTTTCTTTACTGGCAATGCTGTAGAACCACCAACCGCAAAGTTCACACCATGGCTAAAGTTTGCCTTGGAATTCAGATACGGATTGAGAAAGGGGATACCGGCTGCTGATCCTGCATGATGAAGAACAATATTATACCTACTTTCTAGCTAAATCAAGTGTTAAGAGGTAGAAATAAAATATGAAGTATTACatagaatttttatattttactcaTCAGATCCTAATCAGTAAATAGATATGGCTGACACTGTAGTATATGAAACCATTTTACCAATATTAAAATCATGAAACCATATCAGAAGAAATCAAAGAGGTGAAAGAATTTGTACCGATGTAATCAATCATGAGTAGTCCATCAGAGCAACGTCCGGTAGGCTCACGTAGAAAGCTCTGACCATAAGGAGGCAAATTGCACAGGTCTAAAGGATTTTCTATCCTACGATTTCCAGTGTCTGATTTGGAGGCTCcaaactgatatattttatcGATGTTACAACTCTTAAGTAAACCAATATCGGGTAATGTCCTACCAAAGGAAGAAGCTGATTGAGCTTGACGGAGATATAACAAGGAACATAAGCTTATCAGAAGCTGAAATAGACCATCTCTGGAAGAAAAAGCCATTTTTTACTTCTGTAACTTGTATATAGAATCTCAAGATGAAGAATGTTATCAATTTTagcttataaaaataatagatgATATGacttagtaaatatattaatggtTTTGTGAAAGACTCCCAGAGGCCTTCTCTTGAACTcatgtatattaaatttataataatacaatataGAGGTCATGGTGTGTGATCTTTCTAACATGGTATCAAAACTTGATCTAGGGAGCTCGAGTTTGATTCCCTTCTGCGACCAATATTCTCAATAATCAAATTGCACTAGAGTGGACTTAAAACGGAAAAGAGCCacttaatgattaaaaaaattcagaagTATGGTGGACCCAAAAAGATATAGAGCAACCAAGCTATTTACTCTAAAACCAAAGGGGATGGTTGTTATGTCCTttaaaatctcatggatttaaATCCATCAATTTTTCaatattatcagattttaaagtattttaatGTGTTTCTTAAAATCCAAATTACATACCAAAAATTTTACAAGAATCAAGATTGAATACACCCCACTAAGGCACTATAAGAAGCATGCATCTTGTATAGTTTGTCCTGCTCTTGTAGTGGTTGTGATGTACCACATTCATCAGCTAGCTTAATATGGTTGGCTGTCCTAGCTGTGAATTTCGAATCTTTTAAGATGACCCATCTTTTTACCCTTATTTACTACTTAATAAAAGAATCCAATCAGTTTATTAATGCTGCATTTCGTAAAAATTTAAATGCCGAATTCTGGAAAATAGTTCATAGTATTGTAGTATGGTAAAGTTTGCAAATTTTACACAGTCTGAGTAGTGTATTGTAGAAGATCAACATAAGTATGGTGAAATTCGAAATTTGGCGTGGTCTGAAACATGCTCCCAGAGCTTGCTTTAGAGTATATCTTATTGTGATCGATAGATTTGGATTACATCAGTCACCCTAAATAGGTGAAATCCTCAAGGCAAGGCGATGTCGCACTTTCTAATTAGTATACTGATAATTTTAACACTACAACTGCTTACCATCAATGGACATGCCTCTCAAATATTTATTGTTTTGGCATTTTATTGATCAGGCATATGGTGCTGCAGGCCTCGAAAGTGACTTGCTATGAGATATTGAGAAGAAATTGTAGTGCAATATACTTGTTATGACTGATAATAGGATTTCAGTGGCTAAAATATTTTGGCCGGCTGTGCATCAGACTGGAGGACTAGTCCTCTAGCTGTATTGGACCGGTGTATAACTAGGAAGCGCAGGGACCAGGGTAATATGTTCCAGTCTTTAGGATGCTCACCAGGAACATTTGCTCAGCGTTGGTATACTTTCAGTTCACCATGATGAAAAGGCCATAGGTCATTTAAGCGCTTGGCTCTAGGCTAAGCAAGTCTTTTTCTAACATGTGGCTCAAATGTCGCTTTATGGATTTGGCACATGACTGCAGAACTTGTTTCTGAAGAACTGGGGCAATGACTTGCTATGAGGTATCGACAGTGAATTGaaatactatatttttatattgaatGGTAACAAATCTTTAGGGCATAGCTGAATTGTCTCAGAGGGTTAGGCATCAGGTTGATTGGCCCAATGCTTCTACTGAGCTTGGAAATTGCTCAGCTCTTGTCATATGAACCAAATGTTTGTTGCATCAGGAAGGAAAACGCTAATATTTGCGCATAAGTTACACCTGCAAAGGGTagatatatttcaaataaaaagacATATCAAATCATAATTAGGAAGATACATCAAGTACTTCCTGCTATATTTATGCATCGAGTACTCCACTGACAACAAAGACAGAGCGACGAGCATGGCAATGACTCCCAAAGAACACTCACATATTTTCCTCCAAAATTTTAGACAGTAAGTACATTAGTAATCACTTAGAAGTTGCTGTACAGCGACACTGATGACTCGATCACACGTAAAACAGGCCTGTAGTTTCTTGTTCACAACATTGCCCTCTTGTCTGATTTTGTAACCTGTGATCCATCTGTTATTGGCTTTGAATGTTGTACAAGGACATGTTGGATATGGATTGATATCTCAGCTTTATTGAAAGCTAATTCTAGTGCATGACAATGCAGGGAACCATTTCCTTTGTCTTTTCACAGTATTTCAAACAGAAGATCACAGAATTACACTAGTAGTTTATGATGATATTCAGTCCTTCAGTAAGCATTACTCAATTGTTTATGGTTATGCGAAAtcgaaattgaaaataataaatctgAACTCATCGAAATTTGAGGATATCATTATATCTTAAAGTATATTTTGAAACGCAAACTATATACAATAATATAGGATTTCAAACATATTACGAAAACAATCCGATTAACATGatagttatatatttatcattatCGATTTTCGACTAAACATAGATTTTAgaaatgaatattattttatccCGACTCCGATATCTCAATATCCCGATATTCTTATTATTTTAggtcaaaaaaatcatattttgatgAATATCAGACGGCAAAATGATACACATTTTGATAATTGAAAATCGATGTCTCCGATATTTTCCCGAGTGTTCCAAATCGAAAATCATTATCTCCAACATTTCCCCGAAAGTTCCCGACCCGACCCCTTGTGTACACAGTGACCATCCTAAAAGTCTAATTGTACAGCCTAATCCAACGGATTTGGGCATAACCACCCCAATTATTACACAACCACACCTATACCTAAAAAACGTAGAAGAGGCATTGACAAATGTTGTTTGAATGAGATTGAATGTATACACAAAGACTATGATCCGTTCAGCTACGTTGTTTCACAATACCACCCCTACTGCAGCTACTTGTTTCTATCCGGGTCGACCCGAGTTGTCATTTACCCGACCCGACTCGTACAGGTGGCCACGAGTGAGGCTTGTTAGACGTGGGTGTGTCGCGTCGCAGAGGATCTATGGGACCAATGCTTCGCCGGAGACACTCGTCGCCGATTTGCCGGAGATTTGTACGGCCGATGAGCTTCACTATGTGTCGGTTCATAACTCGGATTGGCGGCTCGCGCTCTGGCGTTACAAAGCTTCTCCTCAggtatgagagagagagagagggagagagacggagagagagattgagctagagagagaggaagagagAGAGACAATGAGAGAAAGacggagagagagatggagctAGAGAgatggggggagagagagagagaaaggaaGGGGAAATTTAGCATTTGTTTGTGCTTTGAGATTTGACTTGATTAGTATGCAAGCATATGTTCGCGAATCGCGTGTGTGTTTGCAAATGATAATTAGTAATGCACTGGATTGAAATGATTGGATATATTGTGCAACGCTTTCGTAATTTAAGTTACAGTTGAGATGTCTGAGATAATGGCAACAATTATAAGCTGTTGGTAGTGTGTTGAGGGAATAATAGAAGTAGCAATTCTAAGCATGTTTTCGAGTATATTTGTGAACATTTTAGATGATAGAAAGATGAAGTGATGAGCTTCTGGTTCTAGGCTACTTTACAACAATTTGCATTGCTATAAAGGAGTGATTAAAGAGAAGGAAAAACTTGCATTGTAGAAATACTGGGATACACATTACTAATTATTATTCATAGTTGCATTCATTCTAATGTTTGTGTAGGTGTATACTCGGATGTCGAATGAAAAACACTAACATTTGAAATGGATGTgttattatttttcttggtgacGAGGAGATTATAGGCTAGACTTGAATGTGAATCATGCTTATGTGTTTGTATAAAATTATTCAATTATCGTAATATGCGTATAACTATAACTAAGTTTTAATTTGTCGATTTGCAGGCAACACCAAGAAACCATCCTCTGCTGCTCTTGTCAGGAGTTGGGACAAATGCGATTGGATATGATCTAGCTCCTGGTGTAAGCTATTTGATTTACCGCATTACTTACATAgtctaatatttattttttctgtcGCTGCATTATGTATGCATGGTGTTTAGTTTTGCTATTATATTGATTCTTACTAAGAGATCTTAAGCCAACCAATGCTGCATAGTTTTACACATTAACACCTTGAACGTATTGGCAAAGCTGCGAGCTGTAGCTTTATGGTGTAAAAGTGGCCTTTCTATTCATTCTTTCACTGGAAGGTCTTATATGCATGTGATCTTACCTTAATTTATATCTTGATCATAAATCATCGTTGGATAGTAAACGATAATATTTTCAAAGCATTCTTAATTTTGTCATACTTCCTCTGCACCGCAATTTCTGTTTGGTTGAGTCTACCAACTATGACTAGTCTTTTCCTTTATTTGGTCTAGGCAATATCCTTTGTTATGCATCTAATGTTATTGCCTTGAATACCGTACTTTTGACTTGCAGTACAATGGCACCCCTAAATCGTAGGGCCATGTGATTAATTTTGATGTTACTTTCTTATATTTGTGAAGGAAACCTCCttatttattacaaattttgGTGCCTCTTATACATAAGCTTCAGAGAAAGAGTACAACATATGTAATTACTATGATATTAATCTTTTCAATTACTATAATGAGGATTTACCTTACTTTCTGTAATGTTTACCAACTGCTTGAACTCATTACCACCAAGAGATTAATAGTTTGTTAACTAgtcaatattaaaataaacgcTGACCAATCACTTGCTCAGTAGTGATATGTCCttgttcaattattttttttcccaaattaaAGGGTTTTTTAGAATACTTTTTGCCACAAACTTGCAAGTTAAACCCGGATATACGCTGTCTTAATATGTCGATCTATACTTAATACTTTATGAATTTTTGGTGTTGCTATGATTTACATCTTTATTAATGTGATTCCTTGTGCATATATTCTAAGGGCTTTTGTTAAAAATAATGAACTGGTTGCAGTCCTCATTTGCACGTTATATGTCCAGCCAAGGATTTGATACCTGGATTCTTGAATTTCGTGGTGCTGGGTTGAGTGCAGCTATCACTCAAAATGAGATAAAACAGGAAGTTGATGTGGTGTCTGGGCAAATTGATTCAATAAAGACCAAAATAAATGGTAAAAATTTTGAGGAGAAGAAGTCAGAAGCAACGGCTGACACTGCACAGTCACAAGTCGGCCCTAATCCTTTGGCACAGTCTGAAGTCTCCTCTGGCAGCAAAATCAGTGAAGCAGATGAATCTCAGTTTTTGACATACTTCACTGAAAATTTTATGGCTTTATCTGAAAGACTGTCTAGCCTACTGAATGAAGGTTAACAATGGATCAACCTAGCTAAAGTTTTTATTTACTATTCAAAAGTACAATTTATCCACCAAGTATATACATAATGATGCTTAAATACAAATTCTTAGGATTTTCCGAAATGAAGCAGAGTTATGCTCTTGTTGGACAAATCCGGGATTTAAGTCAAAGGCTGCTAAATATAATTGAAGAAGGCCAGCGATCTGTTTCTCCCCAATTcgttgacttggtagcgagataTTCCACTACAGTAGAAGACTTCCGGAAACAGCTTGATCTTATGGCAAAATATAATTGGGACTTTGATCATTATCTGGAGGAGGATGTGCCAGCTGCAGTAAGTGGGCTTATATAAGTCTTATATATTTGCATCTATATATTTTATCTGTATAATCTCCTGTTCTACAATTGTAAATTCCAATATAAGCTTCTtaattctattttcttttaataaaagcttctaaattttctttttttaacaaagatGGAGTATGTGAGGAGACAATGCAAACCAACAGACGGCAAGTTACTTGCCATTGGCCACTCCATGGGGGGTATTTTGCTGTATGCAATGCTTTCAAAAAATGGTACATAAACTATCatctttattttttcaaattgcaACACAATTTTATATTCTCAAGTTTACTGTTGTGTATTCTATGTCTGACAGTTCTTCTCCCTAAAATTGCCACAACCTTCCCTCTTTTGCAAGTATCTTTCTTGTAGAATTTCCTCATGAAGAAAAATGAATTCATTTGTGCAAGTCAGAGACTGAAACGTACCTCGACTTTTATAACATAAAGTTTTATGTAATGTATTTaacattataaaaaattatttgatatgaaatttgtttatgatatatattaGATAAGTACAAACTGTTTAATATTTATCATCAGTTTAAAAAGTGTAAATGAGATAAAGTTATATCCTTCTTACTCGCGATGCCTTGATTTGACTTTAAGTATTGTGTAATGAAAAAGCAAAAGAAATTACTTActttgttaatgttattaatgtttaaaaaatTAGTCTATTTAGGAGTAGCAGTTTTaccttctatttttttttaatatttttaattttgataaaatttaactaaataaaaaattaattcattagATATCCtatctataatttaaaatagatttagtttcatttaatatttttaaaacactatattataaaaaaattgatttctattcaaataattatataaaaatactaataaagaGAATTTATACTATTTTTACCGAatgatatgttattattaatttgaagtaaaaacaaaatttatatattttttagatctGCAGTGAGCAGTGGCACCCCCGGATACATGTATGTACCTCTAGCCTGTGCATGTAACTTTATCAACATAATTTAAATTGGCTGGTAAACTTAGCAGTCCGAAAACTGATGTTGGTAAAAAGAATCTTACTAAAAAATGATACACATATAACTGACAATATATCTTAGAGGATGTACAATGTGCTTAGAAATTTATATAGTAATGAAAAATTGAAATACAATATTTGAACTTTGATTGTTAGTATCAAAAGGCATAATGTACTGCCTTTTCAGCAAAGCTTTTGTGTGATAGATATTTTTATTGCAAGGTTGCCAGGGACAGGATTCTTACTTGGCATCAATCATTACACTTGGGTCATCACTTGACTACACTACATCAGAGTCTTCATTAAAACTGCTCTTACCCCTGGTATATTACATTTTCCCATCTAAGGTGTTTTGGACTTGGTAATGTGAAGAATTAATCTGATGTGATGTATCTACAGGTCGATCCTGCTCAGGCTTTAAATGTTCCAGTTGTTCCTCTGGGTGCATTGCTTGCAGCAGCTTATCCACTTGCTTTCCGGCCTCCTTATGTATTGTCTTGGTTAAATCCTTTGATCACCGCACAGGAAACTATGCAACCAGAACTGATGGAGAAGTTTGTCTTAAATAACTTTTGTAAGTGCAGATATATTTCTACCCCctgatttcatattaatatggTGAAGAATAAATTCTGTTATGAAACCATGTAGAAGTGCGTATGAAAGAGATGCTTTCTGCTACCTTGACCTTTATTAGAATTTTTCTTGTAAGCCTCTTGGAAAATTTGTAGAATTACTGTTGAACTGTTTTAGACATTCATGAAATACATGGAATGATGCATAGTTATTATAATTTGCTGCAGCCTTGTTCAGTACTGAGTGTAGATAGTAGGCAATTGCTTCGACATTcctaaatattattattcttgTGCTTTACTGCTAGATATCAGTGTCAATAAGTGTTCTGGTCTGTATTATGTACATAATTTAGTATGGATGTAGTATATTTAAAGTCAACATGATTAATTATCATTTAAAGATCGCGAAAAATTTTCAAGCTCCAAAAGTGAAGCTGCTATGCAGTTGGTTGTTGtcacaatattaaatattagagcatgtataaaatatatataatatatgttacgTTCTCTGGAAGCTAACAAATTTATATGCTACATGTCTAAGGTCTCAAAACCATTGAAGTTACAGCCACTGATTCATTTGTAACTTTGTATAGATAGTGTTACtatgaaaaattaattatatgaaAGAATAGTAGTTCCCCATTTTTCAGTTCTTACCACCCAAGATGAATGTAAAAGATTATCAATCAGGGTGATAAAGACTGCAAAAGAACAATTCATACAATTTCATGATTCTGGATATGGAGGTTAACAGGTTGTCCAGTAAAGAATACTTGCTTCTTAGATAGAGAGTGAAAGGCCTTCCTATTGCATTAtgtatcctttttttttttttttttggttagtGGTAACGAGGGCTGAAGTTGGGGGAATATCCTATGCAACAAATTTGTGTTTTTGGTTTATGATGTTCAAGATAGTCCAACTCCGTCCATCGGTCTATCGTGTTTTCTACACTTGTATACTGTTTGCTGTCTAATTTGAAGTAGGATGTAGATCAAGTAAACCTACTTACTCGGTCTTTCATTCCATCATTACTTGATCAGGTACAGTTCCTGCCAAGCTTCTGTATCAGCTCACTTCAGCCTTCCAAGATGGCGGACTTTGCGACAGGACTGGGAAGTTTTTTTACAAAGATCACCTCCACAAAATTGATATACCCGTTTTAGCAATTGCTGGAGACAAAGACTTGATATGTCCACCTGAAGCAGTACATGGTAAACATCAGTTGCTTTAGTTACTGCATATATGCTTTAGTCTTCTGGCTTCATTTCTATGTACCAGACCTTGTTTATGGAAGGCTTCAGTAACAATATTTTGAAGTGGTGTTCCCTTTTCTGGTGCCAATCATTGAGCAGAAACTATTAAGCTGGTTCCCGAGCATCTTGTTGATTTCAAAGTGTTTGGTAGACAAGAAGGCCCACATTATGCCCACTATGATCTAGTGGGAGGTCCTCTGGTATGTTGCTACATCTCATGGTGTGTATGTGTTGGCAAATTAGTGCTCTTACTATGTAAAATAATTGAACACAATATTGATATAGGTTAATAACTATTGCTTCTCTTTAAATGTAGGCGCCAGATCATATATATCCGGTTATAATTGATTTTCTGAGTCGCCATGACCAGATCTGACTCCCAATCAACGGAATGTATCTACATATCTAATTCCTCCCAATGAAAAAGTCTTGACAACTACTATATGCTTCTGTCCCTGAAAAAAGATTGAAGCCATCTCTGTATATGATGTGTTGTGATTTGTGAAGGCTTTTATCATCAGATACTGACTAGCATTCTATCGGAAGTTCTACCTGGCATGAGGGACTGGTGCAAGTAAAAGGTTATCACATCAAAGGATACTATAGGAGAGAGgtcattatataatacatatatatatgtggagTAATTATGTACATGCATGTATATCACCTTCATGGCCAATTTTGTGAAAAGCAGATTCAAGTTCTTGCATACAAAACCTCCAATAGATCAAGATACTTGTAAAAACTCTTTTTCAGAAATAGATATGTAGAATCCTTGACGCATTTGTTCATGATTTGGCATCTTGTACAGTGTGGAACACTGGGAGCAAATTGTAGGtgcaaattattattttctttctttccttttttttttttggggtaaAATTTCAGCAGATTCGTTGCAGCTTTATTTTTATTAGATCTGCTTAAAGTTTGAGAGAAGTTATATCTGTTGCTGACCATGAGGTTGTCGTACCAGAATACAACACTGCAGTTAATTTATATTCAGAACATGCCTGGAATTCACTTATATTTTGATCTGCCTGAGTCTCCTTGCTGATCGCGAAGGTGGGGTTATTTATATATCCATGACTAGGGGTGTAattgagccgagccgagtcgaacactgcctggctcggctcgagctcctTTGGAAAGTTCggggctcgagctcgagttcgaccgATCCTTCAATTTTAAGTTCGAAGCTCGGCTCGTAAACAGTTCGAtaagctcgagttcggctcgaaagctCGAATCGAGTCACTAAATATTGACAAACACTCGAAATATTATCGGTTTGGCTCGAGTTtgattcgattaaatatatgaattataaataaaatattaaatatatttgtaataatatatgtataataaaaaaattaaaaaatagtagAGGCTTGATAAGACTCGCGAACTTTACGAGCCAagtaatttgaagctcgagcttggctcggtaaaacatccaaatagctcgagctcgagttcggctcgattattaccgaatcaaattcaaatattttacgagccgagctcgagtagctcacgaacagtttggtttgtttacaTCCCATTCCATGACCGAATCTGTGATTGCGAAGATATTGGTAAAGCTTGTAGATAATTCTAACCAAGTCCAAGAACATTCATTCAAATTTCAAGAACTGTGGTCTGTCAATCACTGAAAGAAACGCTACAGACGTTCAAACAACACAATAACGATATTTTTTTCGGCCTGTAATATGAAATATAAGTGAAACAATCAAACATATATGGTAAGCAACAATTTGCAGAACACCAGAGCAGCTGTAGAATGTAATGAGTTATGTGTAGTCTATTGTTGAGATGCAATTGCAGTTTTACAGATGGGGCAAGCATTTTTCTTTGCAAGCCAACTCTTTATGCACTGTATGTGAAATGAGT
This genomic window contains:
- the LOC108226618 gene encoding acetylajmalan esterase; the protein is MAFSSRDGLFQLLISLCSLLYLRQAQSASSFGRTLPDIGLLKSCNIDKIYQFGASKSDTGNRRIENPLDLCNLPPYGQSFLREPTGRCSDGLLMIDYIGSAAGIPFLNPYLNSKANFSHGVNFAVGGSTALPVKKNALVSATRSSLDVQVDWMSEFLVSQCSSHTYCSLERHSKNLFIVGEAGNNDYNSALFQGKTIKEIKGELMPQIVQSIMHAVKKVIRAGAARIVVPGQYPLGCFPVYLAAFQSNSTTDYDKHECLKALNILAAAHNKYLQHAISAMQKRKPNIKIVYADYYNAFEWLLHNAPYIGLDAESTLEACCGTGGKYNQNSTQRCGSLNVPVCADPDQHISWDGLHLTQKANRLIASWLVADFIPKIDCKIY
- the LOC108192930 gene encoding uncharacterized protein LOC108192930: MRLNVYTKTMIRSATLFHNTTPTAATCFYPGRPELSFTRPDSYRWPRVRLVRRGCVASQRIYGTNASPETLVADLPEICTADELHYVSVHNSDWRLALWRYKASPQATPRNHPLLLLSGVGTNAIGYDLAPGSSFARYMSSQGFDTWILEFRGAGLSAAITQNEIKQEVDVVSGQIDSIKTKINGKNFEEKKSEATADTAQSQVGPNPLAQSEVSSGSKISEADESQFLTYFTENFMALSERLSSLLNEGFSEMKQSYALVGQIRDLSQRLLNIIEEGQRSVSPQFVDLVARYSTTVEDFRKQLDLMAKYNWDFDHYLEEDVPAAMEYVRRQCKPTDGKLLAIGHSMGGILLYAMLSKNGCQGQDSYLASIITLGSSLDYTTSESSLKLLLPLVDPAQALNVPVVPLGALLAAAYPLAFRPPYVLSWLNPLITAQETMQPELMEKFVLNNFCTVPAKLLYQLTSAFQDGGLCDRTGKFFYKDHLHKIDIPVLAIAGDKDLICPPEAVHETIKLVPEHLVDFKVFGRQEGPHYAHYDLVGGPLAPDHIYPVIIDFLSRHDQI